A region of Paenimyroides aestuarii DNA encodes the following proteins:
- a CDS encoding SRPBCC family protein yields MKFLKYTLLTLLGLVALALIAAAILPKTFHAEGSAVINKPNAEVFNYVKHIKNQENFGVWFELDPNIIATSEGTDGTEGFKYSWKSEEVGNGSQVITKINENSRVDIDLFLMDSTEPAKSYFITEAVSDNQTKVRWVVDGEMPYPFNLMSLFYDMNKDFEKGTANLKAVLEKQ; encoded by the coding sequence ATGAAATTTTTAAAATATACCTTACTTACACTGTTAGGATTAGTAGCTTTAGCATTGATTGCAGCGGCCATTCTTCCCAAAACATTTCATGCAGAAGGTTCGGCGGTTATCAACAAACCCAATGCAGAAGTTTTCAACTATGTGAAACACATTAAAAACCAAGAAAATTTTGGTGTTTGGTTTGAGTTGGATCCAAATATTATAGCTACATCAGAAGGAACAGACGGTACCGAAGGTTTTAAATACAGCTGGAAAAGCGAAGAAGTGGGCAACGGATCGCAAGTAATTACCAAAATCAATGAAAACAGCCGTGTGGACATTGATTTGTTTTTAATGGACAGTACCGAACCTGCAAAATCGTATTTTATCACCGAGGCTGTTAGCGATAACCAAACCAAAGTTCGCTGGGTGGTTGATGGCGAAATGCCTTATCCATTTAACCTAATGAGCCTTTTTTACGACATGAACAAAGATTTTGAAAAAGGAACAGCCAATTTAAAAGCCGTTTTAGAAAAACAGTAA